TAAGCTTCTCAGCGCCGATGGTACTGCATGGGTGACTGTGTGGGAGAGTAGGTCGCCGCCGAATTCTTTTTTATATATGCCTTCATCCTTTACTGGGTGAGGGCATTTTTTTTTGCGTATTTTTAAGAAATTACCGGAAGAAAAGGAGCGAGCACGGAAGTTAATCTTTTCAGCGCGGGTGGTCTGAACGGGGTTTCGACTGTGGGGGTCCCAGTCGCCGCCGAATTTATTTTTATAAATGCCTTCATCCTTTATTGGGTGAGGGCATCATTTTTTGGTGTTTATCTTTTATTCAAATTCTGCGGTTGTTTGGTTTCCTTTTTTTCGCAGCCAATCCGAGGCCTCTCGGTTTTTCGGATTAATTGCCAGGGCCTGCCGATATTCTTCCTCGGCTCGATAATCTATGCCGAGTTTATGGTAGACATCACCCGCCCGGAGTCTTAATTCAGCCTGCTCTGGCAGGTATTCAATCCCCTGACGAAGAAAGGCCAGGGCTTGTTCATACTGTTTGTTTTTTACAAAAAAATTATACGGGGTGAGAAAAAAAACAGGGAGAATTTCTTTCTCTCTGTCTAGCTGTAACATGGCTTGCCGATAGTAATGGCCAGCCATTTCAATATCGTTCAGTTCCGCAAGATACGATGCAAAAAAAAGGTACGGTTGGACCCGATGAGGCAGAATCTGTTCGATAGCGGATATGTCCAAATTGTAAATTTGAGTTATGGCAATGAACTCTGGAAGCCGATCAGGTTCAAGAGCAAGAGCGTTACGCAGTTGGGCCAGGCCTTCAACAATCCTGCCGGTTTGCAGTAAACGAGCGGCTTGTGCTTTATAGGCCTGGGCATTATGGGGATTGGAGTTAATTGAAGCTGTAAGCAGCATTTGTCCAGCTTCGGGATTTATGCTTTCCAGGTACAACCCTGTGCGCAGCAGGTAATCGGCATTGGTAGGATTGAGGCGTAAGGCCTTGATGTAGTAGGTGCGTGCATTGTCAAAATTATTCAGAAAAGATTCAATCCCGGCTCTTGCAAAGGGGTACTCTGCATCCAGGGGAGCGGCAGTCATGGCCTGGGTTATTTGTTGACGCCAGGCAATAAGCCGATCGGGGGGGATCCTGTGGTTCAGGTAGGTGTCTGCAAGAGGTCGAAAGTGGATATGGGCTTTGGCCTGTCCAAGGTTGAACAGCAAGGCTCCGACACAGATCAGGGCTACCGGAGTGCCAAGTCGGATTAAAGGCGCTGGTTGGTGGTCAAGATAGGTTTTGCGTGTTCTCCCATAACGGCGAGTAGTGGCTGTTGATACCAGCAGGCCGCAGAGAAAAAAGAAATAGAGGCCGTTGGCGCCGTTATGCATGTTGAAATCAGTGACACTGTGCAGCAGCAGGGCGATGATGCCGCAGCAGACTCCGTAAAAAATGAGGAGGCTGAACGAATCCTGCCTGATGCGGATCCGTTGCCATGCAGCGCGGAAAATTGCAAACAGAAACCATCCAGCAAGCAGGAGACCGATAATGCCGCCATCAGTAAGCAGCTCAATATAGTCGTTATGAGCATGATCAGGAAGACTATGGTCTGTGAAAAAATTCCGATAGCGTGGAAAGAGATGAACATAGGTTCCGAAACCGGCGCCAAAAAGAGGGAAATCCCGAATAATCGGCAGTGAATCCTTCCAGATCAGAAAGCGTGGATCAAAGATTACCCCGGCATTCAGTATATTTCCAAAACGATTAAGAATCGGTTGCCAACCGAACCAGGCCACGGCCAATACCACTGACAAGCCGGCTGCCATGGCAAATATCATTTTCCGCTGCAGGAGACCCAATCCGGAAAGGAACAGGACAAGGAAAATAAGCGCAATGCTGGCACTGATTATCCCGCCCCGTGAAAGACTGACAAAAAGGGATACAACCATGAGCAGGCAACTGAAGCCGAGGAGGATATGAAGATTGGCATGGGGCAGATTGAAAATAGAAAGTATTTTTTCACGCCATGACATTGCATAGTGGATTCTTGGCCGGTAATGGAGAAAAAAAGCAAGATTAAGCGGCAGCAGCATTTCAATGAATCCGGCAAAATGGTTACGATAGATCCAGGGCCCGGTTGGTATGACATTACCAGGCGCAGGTCGGAACCAGAAGATCAGGTTCTCGGCAGTAAATTTCTGGAGAATGGCAAAAAAGGAGATTGTCCCGGCCAGGCCAAGCACCAAGAGCAGGGTTCTGCGCAAGCGGCTGTATTCGGAAAGGAGTTGCACAGTCAATATATAGAAGCAGCCGTATGCGAAAAAGCGAAAGAATTCAGCAACCGTGGCATTAACATTGATGGAAAGAGGCAGAAAAATATTGCCGCCGGCCAGATCGATCACCGGCTTGTATACCCTGTGGGCGGCAGGGGAAAGAACCTTGATCAGCAGAGCGGGCAGGGGCACGGTTTGCAATGCAAGAAAACTTAGAAAGCAGACCAGGGGTAACAGTCCGGGAACGGTATACCATTTTTGCCGGCTGTTGCAGCTCAGGAGCAGAAAGAGGAGGGCGAGGGGTGCCAGTAACTCCATGACCGTCAGTGACCAGGGTTCGACGGTGCCAAAGGCAAGAGGGCAGAAAAACAGGATAAAAACAAAGAGCCGGAACGAAACGGAGTGCACTGTCAACCTCCGAAGTCCGGTAAATTTTCGCCTTGTATAACGGCGGCGGGATGATCACTTACGAGTTTTTCAGCTGCTGCCTTGCCGATGATTTTTGCCGCTATTTTTCTGGCTTTGGAAAGGCAGGGCTTTCGGAAGTCCGGAGAATGGGTATCGGTGGCAATAAAGTGAGCCGCGCCAAGGCGCAGCAGGTAATGAGCGCATTGCTGAATCTGCGATCCGAAACCACCGGTTACGCTTTCTGCGGTGATCTGGGCGAAAACCCCGGGAACCAGGAGCTTGATGAGCAGACCAGGATCGCGAATCACCGCGGGATTACGTTCAGGGTGTGCAATAATGGGCAAAAAGCCTTGAAGTTGTAGTTGATAGAGCCATTCGGCGGCTGAGTCGGGAAGGTGGGTGTGCGGAAATTCGACCAGGAGATAGGGGCCTTTATGGAGGCAAAATCCAGCAGGGGTATTCATTGAAGAAGAAAAGGCAATCTCGCCGCCTGCCAGCACGGAAATATTGATTTTTTCTTTATACAGCAGGTCATTGAAGGCGGCGACCTGTGTCTTAACCAATGAAGGAGTAATTTTTGTATCCATGTGGATATGTGGGGTGGCGATTATGATTTTTATGCCGTCCCTGGCCGCCATGTCGGCTATCATCAGAGCGTCTGCCTTATCGCTTGGACCGTCATCCAGCCCGGGAAGGATATGGGCGTGGATATCAATCATGATGCGACGATTCCACAGAGTTTTGTTCATCCTTGCCGTAAGCGTAATAACCTTGATAATAATAGTAGCCGTGGCCCTTGTCAGGTTTCATTCCGTTCAGGACCACCCCAAGGAGTTGCGCCTTGACGTTGTTAAACATTTTTGCAGTGTGGTGCAATTGTTCCCAGGTCGTTTTCCCTGCTCTGACCACCAGGATCGTGCCGTCTACCAGTGAGCTTAGAATCTGGCTGTCGGTCACGCCCATCACCGGCGGAGAATCAAAAAGGACGAAATCGTATTGGGCTTTCATTTCATTGAGCAATTGCCGCATGCGGCCGGAGGTCATTAATTCGGAAGGATTCGGAGGAATCGGTCCCGAGGGAATGATATGGAAATTTTGACCGGGGGCCGCAATAATCGGGGCCTCATCACAGGTGCCGGTGAGATAATTGCTGAGGCCCATTGAATTGGGAATCTCGTATATTTTATGCAGTCTGGGCTTGCGCATATCGCAGTCGATGATCAGAACGGAGCTATTGGTCAGGGCCAGAATGCTTGCGAAATTGGCTACCGTGGTAGTTTTACCTTCTCCGGGAGAGCCGCTGCAGAAAAGTATGCTTTTAGGGGGATGGTCCGCAGAGGAAAGGAGAACCTGGGAGCGGATGGAACGGTAATTTTCAGCAAGTTGGCTTTTGGGGTCATTACGAACCAGGGTCTCGATGGGCTGATTTTTGGTATCATGCTTATTGATAACTCCCAGAATAGGAAGATTGGTGCGAAGCTCCACTTCTTCCGGTGATTTTATGGTGTTGTCCAGATTTTCGAGTAAAAAGGCAATGAAAATTCCTCCCAGAATTCCCAGCATTAAAGCCAGGGACATTATGAGCATTTTGCGTGGTTTGGACGGAGTGATTGGGAGTTCAGCTTTTTTCACCACCCAGAGATTAATTGTCTGGGTCTGGGTACTGGCACCCTGTTCCTTGGTTCGAGTTATGAGCGCATTATAAAGAACCCGGTTGGTGTCGATATCCCGCTTCAGGATATCATGCTGGGTGAAACGCTCCTTCAGGTTCAGCAGTTCCTGTTTGGTACTGGTCAGCAGGGCTTGAATGTTTTTTTCGCGGGAAAGCGATAAATCATAATCGTTTTTCGTGGTTCTGATGATTTTCTGTATTTCGTTTTTCTTTTCCTGTAAGAGAAGTTGTCGTTCACTGATGGCCTTGATCATAAGGGGGTGCTTGGGGCCGTATTTCTTTGAGAGTTCGGAAATGTGCTGTTCGATTTTAAGGGACTGGTCCTGCAGTGATTGCAGGGTTTTATTGGCGGCAAGGAGCGGGATGGCCTCAAGGGCGGATAAGTTGTCACCGGCCCCCTGGATCTGGTTGTACACTTCTTCAAGTTCGCGCCGGGCGACCTGAGCTCTGGAAAGTTCCCGGCTGAATTCATCCAGCCTTTGAGGCAGGATGGTTATTTTATTCTCTAAGGTTACAATATCGTGCTCACGGGTATACAGTTGCAGCTTCCGTTCTGATTCTTCGAGTTTTTTCTGCTCTTCCTCGGCTTTGCTGGCCATCCACTTAATAGCGTAATTGCTCGAATTCATTTTGATTTCAAGCATTTCATTCATATAGGCATCGGCCAGGGCATTGGCGACCA
This region of Pseudomonadota bacterium genomic DNA includes:
- a CDS encoding O-antigen ligase family protein, which gives rise to MHSVSFRLFVFILFFCPLAFGTVEPWSLTVMELLAPLALLFLLLSCNSRQKWYTVPGLLPLVCFLSFLALQTVPLPALLIKVLSPAAHRVYKPVIDLAGGNIFLPLSINVNATVAEFFRFFAYGCFYILTVQLLSEYSRLRRTLLLVLGLAGTISFFAILQKFTAENLIFWFRPAPGNVIPTGPWIYRNHFAGFIEMLLPLNLAFFLHYRPRIHYAMSWREKILSIFNLPHANLHILLGFSCLLMVVSLFVSLSRGGIISASIALIFLVLFLSGLGLLQRKMIFAMAAGLSVVLAVAWFGWQPILNRFGNILNAGVIFDPRFLIWKDSLPIIRDFPLFGAGFGTYVHLFPRYRNFFTDHSLPDHAHNDYIELLTDGGIIGLLLAGWFLFAIFRAAWQRIRIRQDSFSLLIFYGVCCGIIALLLHSVTDFNMHNGANGLYFFFLCGLLVSTATTRRYGRTRKTYLDHQPAPLIRLGTPVALICVGALLFNLGQAKAHIHFRPLADTYLNHRIPPDRLIAWRQQITQAMTAAPLDAEYPFARAGIESFLNNFDNARTYYIKALRLNPTNADYLLRTGLYLESINPEAGQMLLTASINSNPHNAQAYKAQAARLLQTGRIVEGLAQLRNALALEPDRLPEFIAITQIYNLDISAIEQILPHRVQPYLFFASYLAELNDIEMAGHYYRQAMLQLDREKEILPVFFLTPYNFFVKNKQYEQALAFLRQGIEYLPEQAELRLRAGDVYHKLGIDYRAEEEYRQALAINPKNREASDWLRKKGNQTTAEFE
- a CDS encoding polysaccharide biosynthesis tyrosine autokinase: MTPPPEEHILEEEISLRDIVQVFRKRKGVMMTFIFITMAIGLLGTLTATPYYMASVQMLIERNLDTAVQGKESLPYEPDFLGTQVSIIQSPNVVGRVVKKLGLDTRYRHFFIQQDSPSFRKFLISWIKETIQSIMPAMSSSKITNPFDDAQTPSDSDTITAMIQNRLTATPLRNTKIVTITYLDENPFLAQLVANALADAYMNEMLEIKMNSSNYAIKWMASKAEEEQKKLEESERKLQLYTREHDIVTLENKITILPQRLDEFSRELSRAQVARRELEEVYNQIQGAGDNLSALEAIPLLAANKTLQSLQDQSLKIEQHISELSKKYGPKHPLMIKAISERQLLLQEKKNEIQKIIRTTKNDYDLSLSREKNIQALLTSTKQELLNLKERFTQHDILKRDIDTNRVLYNALITRTKEQGASTQTQTINLWVVKKAELPITPSKPRKMLIMSLALMLGILGGIFIAFLLENLDNTIKSPEEVELRTNLPILGVINKHDTKNQPIETLVRNDPKSQLAENYRSIRSQVLLSSADHPPKSILFCSGSPGEGKTTTVANFASILALTNSSVLIIDCDMRKPRLHKIYEIPNSMGLSNYLTGTCDEAPIIAAPGQNFHIIPSGPIPPNPSELMTSGRMRQLLNEMKAQYDFVLFDSPPVMGVTDSQILSSLVDGTILVVRAGKTTWEQLHHTAKMFNNVKAQLLGVVLNGMKPDKGHGYYYYQGYYAYGKDEQNSVESSHHD
- a CDS encoding tyrosine protein phosphatase; the encoded protein is MIDIHAHILPGLDDGPSDKADALMIADMAARDGIKIIIATPHIHMDTKITPSLVKTQVAAFNDLLYKEKINISVLAGGEIAFSSSMNTPAGFCLHKGPYLLVEFPHTHLPDSAAEWLYQLQLQGFLPIIAHPERNPAVIRDPGLLIKLLVPGVFAQITAESVTGGFGSQIQQCAHYLLRLGAAHFIATDTHSPDFRKPCLSKARKIAAKIIGKAAAEKLVSDHPAAVIQGENLPDFGG